In Zygosaccharomyces rouxii strain CBS732 chromosome D complete sequence, one DNA window encodes the following:
- a CDS encoding pleiotropic drug resistance family ABC transporter (similar to uniprot|Q04182 Saccharomyces cerevisiae YDR406W PDR15 ATP binding cassette (ABC) transporter of the plasma membrane general stress response factor implicated in cellular detoxification target of Pdr1p Pdr3p and Pdr8p transcription regulators promoter contains a PDR responsive element), whose amino-acid sequence MAEGSPSDSFVTADGQMAYGGFDEVTKNNVRNAVESFVKSNLDRSDLMKLDSSQEVAGINPIGLKEGDPDYDTRLDPNSDSFSSKEWIKNLAKIKEVDPDYFKPHKLGCCWKNLSVVGDSSDISYQSTFGNVPCKIIGWVSRYVRPSRKSHKFQILKSMDGIVNPGELLVVLGRPGSGCTTLLKSVSSNAHGVHVSEDSTISYNGIAPSEIKKHFRGEVVYNAETDIHIPNISVYQTLLTVARLKTPQNRIKGVDRESWANHIAEVAMAMYGLSHTRDTKVGNEVVRGVSGGERKRVSIAEVTICGSKFQCWDNATRGLDSATALEFVKALRAQADIENSAACVAIYQCSKDAYDLFDKVCVMHGGYQIYFGAAKDAKRYFEKMGYYCPSRQTTPDFLTSITSCAERIVNKEFIERDVFVPQTAEEMSDYWRSSQEFKELQQVINQQLDQNREESLNLLRNSHKAAQSRRVRTSSPYTVNYYMQIKYMMIRNVWRIFNSPGVTLVRFFGNIVMALVIGSMFYKVEKHTTTETFYYRGAAMFYSILINGFSSLIEIFALFEARPITEKHKRYSLYRPSADAFASFLADVPAKVVSSVCFSVIFYFLVHFRRDPGRFFFYLLINIVVSFVMSHLFRCVGSLSKTIVGAMVPASMLLLCVALYTGFSIPKRSMHGWSKWIWYIDPLSYLFEALMTNEFHGRKFPCASYIPNGPQYQNNTGDQRVCSVVGSVPGQNYVLGDNYIKLSYEYEIKHKWRGFGVGMAYVVFFFFLYLLICEYNEAAKQKGDLLVFPQSVVRKMHKRNALKQQTFDSEDIEKNSALSANDATNKTLITDSSEDSPDEQIKAISLRQSDSVVHWRDLCYEVRIKRESKRILNNIDGWVKPGTLTALMGASGAGKTTLLDCLAERVTTGVITGGIFVDGKLRDESFPRSIGYCQQQDLHLKTATVRESLLFSAMLRQPKSVPASEKRKYVEEVINVLEMEPYADAIVGVAGEGLNVEQRKRLTIGVELVAKPKLLIFLDEPTSGLDSQTAWSICQLIRKLANRGQAILCTIHQPSAVLIQEFDRLLFLQKGGETVYFGELGDECNIMVDYFERNGAHKCPPNANPAEWMLEVVGAAPGSHANRNYHEVWKTSKEYQEVQCELDRLERELKGHNGDEDNGERHKSYATDIFSQIVIVSHRFFQQYWRSPQYLYPKLFLTAFNEMFIGFTFFKEKKSLQGIQNQMLSTFVFCVVFNALLQQFLPVYVEQRNLYEARERPSRTFSWFAFIVSQIIVEVPWNILAGTIGFFVYYYPVGFYQNASEAHQLHERGALYWLFCTAFFVWVGSMGILANSFVEYAAEAANLALLCFAFSLAFNGVLAPPDKIPRFWIFMHRVSPLTYYIDSALSVGMANVDVKCSDYEYVKFSPSANQTCGQYMDPYIKSIGTGYLANPNATDQCRFCPISKTNDFLKTRGSYYSHRWRNYGIFICFIAFNYVAAIFFYWLARVPKGNRVSKKSKG is encoded by the coding sequence ATGGCAGAAGGTTCTCCATCCGATAGTTTCGTAACCGCCGATGGCCAAATGGCCTATGGAGGCTTCGATGAGGTTACCAAGAATAATGTGAGGAATGCTGTTGAGAGTTTTGTTAAAAGTAATTTAGATAGGTCCgatctgatgaaattggataGTTCACAAGAAGTTGCTGGTATTAATCCAATTGGATTGAAAGAAGGTGATCCTGATTACGACACAAGACTAGATCCAAATTCCGACAGCTTTTCTAGCAAGGAATGGATTAAAAACCTGGCAAAGATAAAGGAGGTTGATCCTGATTATTTCAAACCACATAAACTTGGATGTtgttggaagaatttgtcGGTTGTTGGTGATTCCTCAGATATTTCTTATCAATCAACGTTTGGGAATGTGCCTTGTAAAATTATCGGTTGGGTTTCTAGATATGTGAGACCTTCGAGAAAATCTCACAAgtttcaaattttaaaatcaatggACGGTATTGTTAATCCTGGTGAATTGTTAGTTGTATTGGGTAGACCTGGTTCGGGGTGTACAACTTTGCTTAAATCCGTTTCGTCTAATGCACACGGAGTTCATGTTAGTGAAGATTCAACTATATCTTATAACGGTATTGCACCGAGTGAGATAAAGAAACATTTTCGCGGTGAAGTGGTTTATAATGCAGAAACGGATATACACATTCCTAATATTTCTGTTTATCAAACCCTGCTTACAGTTGCGAGGTTAAAGACCCCACAGAATAGAATTAAAGGTGTGGATAGAGAATCATGGGCTAATCACATTGCTGAGGTTGCCATGGCGATGTATGGATTATCCCATACTAGAGATACTAAAGTAGGGAATGAAGTCGTGAGAGGTGTTTCAGGAGGTGAGAGGAAGCGTGTTTCTATTGCAGAAGTTACCATCTGCGGATCTAAGTTCCAATGTTGGGACAATGCCACAAGAGGTTTGGATTCTGCTACTGCATTAGAATTTGTCAAGGCACTTCGAGCACAGGCAGATATTGAGAATAGTGCGGCATGCGTTGCCATTTACCAATGTTCTAAGGATGCATATGATTTGTTCGATAAAGTATGCGTTATGCATGGTGGGTACCAAATTTATTTCGGTGCCGCCAAAGATGCAAAACGTTACTTCGAAAAAATGGGATATTATTGTCCCAGTAGACAAACCACTCCTGACTTTTTAACATCAATTACAAGCTGTGCggaaagaattgttaataaagaatttattgaaaGAGATGTATTTGTTCCTCAAACGGCTGAAGAAATGTCAGATTATTGGCGTAGTTCTCAAGAGTTTAAAGAGTTACAACAAGTTATTAATCAACAGTTAGATCAAAATCGTGAAGAAAGTTTGAATCTTTTAAGGAATTCTCATAAAGCGGCACAATCTAGAAGGGTGAGGACTTCTTCACCTTATACTGTGAATTATTACATGCAAATCAAATACATGATGATTAGAAATGTTTGGAGAATCTTCAACAGTCCTGGTGTTACTTTGGTTAGATTCTTTGGTAACATTGTTATGGCATTAGTTATTGGATCGATGTTTTACAAAGTTGAAAAACATACTACTACTGAAACATTTTATTACCGTGGTGCAGCTATGTTTTATTCCATCTTAATCAATGGATTCTCATCattaattgaaatttttgcaCTTTTCGAAGCTAGACCAATTACTGAGAAACATAAGAGGTATTCTTTATATCGCCCAAGTGCCGATGCCTTCGCATCTTTTCTGGCTGACGTTCCAGCTAAAGTTGTGTCCAGTGTATGCTTTAGTGTCATATTCTATTTTCTGGTGCATTTTAGACGTGATCCTGGgagatttttcttttacttATTGATTAACATCGTTGTCTCATTTGTCATGTCTCATTTATTCAGATGTGTTGGTTCATTATCTAAAACTATAGTAGGTGCTATGGTACCAGCGTCTATGCTTCTATTATGCGTGGCGCTCTATACTGGGTTTTCTATCCCGAAAAGAAGTATGCATGGTTGGTCCAAATGGATTTGGTACATTGATCCCTTATCATACTTGTTTGAAGCTTTAATGACAAATGAATTCCATGGTCGAAAATTCCCATGTGCGTCCTACATTCCGAATGGACCTCAATATCAAAACAATACTGGAGATCAAAGAGTTTGTTCAGTGGTAGGATCCGTTCCGGGTCAAAACTATGTTCTTGGTGATAATTACATTAAGCTAAGTTATGAATACGAAATCAAGCACAAATGGCGTGGATTTGGAGTTGGTATGGCATATGTggtttttttcttctttctttacTTGCTCATTTGTGAATACAATGAAGCCGCTAAACAGAAAGGTGATTTATTAGTTTTTCCTCAAAGTGTGGTTCGAAAGATGCATAAAAGAAATGCATTGAAGCAACAGACCTTTGATTCtgaagatattgaaaaaaattctgcTCTCTCTGCAAATGATGCTACAAACAAGACTTTAATTACAGATTCTTCTGAAGATTCTCCAGATGAGCAAATAAAAGCAATTTCACTTCGTCAATCTGATTCTGTGGTTCATTGGAGAGATTTATGTTATGAAGTTCGTATTAAAAGGGAAAGTAAAAGGATTTTAAACAATATAGACGGTTGGGTTAAACCTGGAACATTAACCGCCCTCATGGGCGCTTCAGGTGCAGGTAAAACAACTTTGTTGGATTGTCTTGCAGAAAGAGTTACTACGGGTGTTATTACTGGTGGTATATTCgttgatggtaaattacGTGATGAATCTTTCCCCAGATCTATTGGTTATTGTCAGCAACAGGATTTGCATCTAAAGACGGCTACCGTTAGAGAGTCTTTACTGTTTTCAGCTATGTTACGCCAACCTAAGAGTGTTCCTGCTtctgaaaagagaaagtaTGTGGAGGAAGTCATTAACGTTCTTGAAATGGAACCCTATGCAGATGCCATTGTTGGTGTAGCTGGTGAGGGTTTAAATGTTGAGCAGAGAAAAAGGTTGACCATAGGTGTAGAATTGGTAGCAAAACCCAAACTATTGATTTTTCTAGATGAGCCGACTTCTGGTTTAGATTCTCAAACGGCATGGTCCATCTGTCAACTAATAAGAAAATTAGCAAATCGTGGGCAGGCTATCCTGTGTACAATTCACCAGCCTTCTGCCGTTTTGATACAAGAATTTGACCGGTTGTTATTCTTGCAAAAAGGTGGTGAAACTGTCTATTTTGGTGAGTTGGGTGATGAATGTAATATCATGGTAGATTATTTCGAGCGCAATGGAGCTCATAAATGTccaccaaatgcaaatCCGGCAGAATGGATGCTTGAGGTTGTTGGTGCTGCGCCTGGTAGCCATGCAAATAGAAACTATCATGAAGTTTGGAaaacttcaaaagaatatCAGGAGGTTCAGTGTGAACTTGATCGTTTGGAAAGGGAACTTAAGGGTCATAATGGTGATGAGGACAATGGAGAAAGGCATAAATCTTATGCAACGGATATTTTCAGCCAAATTGTAATAGTATCGCATCGTTTTTTCCAACAATATTGGAGATCTCCACAGTATCTATATCCTAAGCTGTTTTTAACCGCCTTCAATGAGATGTTCATTGGCttcacttttttcaaagaaaagaaatcattACAAGGTATACAAAATCAAATGTTGTCCACCTTTGTTTTTTGTGTGGTTTTCAATGCCCTTTTACAACAGTTTTTACCTGTCTATGTGGAGCAGAGAAATTTGTATGAAGCTAGAGAACGTCCCTCACGCACATTTTCATGGTTTGCTTTCATTGTTTCACAAATAATCGTAGAGGTTCCCTGGAATATCTTAGCTGGTACGATAGGATTTTTTGTTTATTATTACCCTGTAGGATTTTATCAGAACGCCTCTGAAGCTCACCAGCTACATGAAAGGGGTGCACTTTACTGGTTATTCTGTACTGCTTTCTTTGTATGGGTTGGTTCCATGGGTATACTGGCCAATTCCTTTGTGGAGTATGCAGCTGAAGCCGCCAATTTAGCGCTGCTGTGCTTTGCATTCTCATTGGCCTTCAACGGTGTTTTAGCGCCTCCAGATAAAATACCCCgtttttggattttcatGCACAGAGTTTCTCCACTAACCTATTATATTGACTCTGCGTTATCAGTTGGTATGGCCAATGTTGATGTGAAATGTTCAGATTACGAATATGTCAAGTTTAGCCCTTCGGCAAATCAGACTTGTGGTCAGTACATGGACCCCTATATTAAGTCTATTGGTACTGGTTATTTAGCAAATCCAAATGCTACTGATCAATGTCGTTTTTGCCCCATCTCGAAAACGaatgattttttgaaaactaGAGGCTCGTATTATTCACATAGGTGGAGGAATTATGGTATATTCATATGTTTCATTGCATTTAATTATGTCGCTgccattttcttttactGGTTAGCAAGAGTACCTAAAGGCAATAGAGTTTCTAAGAAGAGTAAGGGCTAA